In a single window of the Maridesulfovibrio bastinii DSM 16055 genome:
- a CDS encoding transposase translates to MLKKSDQKQVTVELVTIEELVPENHLLRKINKFIDFSFIREKTKHLYCENNGRPAIDPVVLFKMLFIGYIFGIRSERRLVKEIQVNMAY, encoded by the coding sequence AAAAGCAAGTCACTGTTGAGCTAGTAACAATTGAAGAGCTGGTTCCTGAAAACCATTTACTTCGAAAAATAAATAAGTTTATCGACTTTTCATTTATTCGAGAGAAGACCAAGCATCTTTACTGTGAGAACAATGGTCGTCCAGCAATTGATCCAGTTGTTCTTTTTAAGATGTTATTTATTGGGTATATATTTGGAATTCGCAGTGAGAGGCGTCTTGTCAAAGAAATACAAGTCAATATGGCTTATC